In one Balaenoptera musculus isolate JJ_BM4_2016_0621 chromosome 2, mBalMus1.pri.v3, whole genome shotgun sequence genomic region, the following are encoded:
- the TCL1B gene encoding T-cell leukemia/lymphoma protein 1B — protein MEAEASPPLGSPPCCLWFRRPGIYEDEKGRTWVTVALRISPSHRAWGRGSPGSTHEISITVYMWQMPVHPQTPRFPSHLLVFGLPLKWELCPGRRYQATDSRLWEIVDHGQINSTEQLILKRLPSGSR, from the exons ATGGAAGCAGAAGCTTCTCCGCCCCTTGGGTCGCCCCCATGCTGCCTGTGGTTCCGGAGGCCTGGCATCTACGAGGATGAGAAGGGAAGGACCTGGGTGACTGTGGCCTTGCGGATCAGTCCCTCCCACAGAGCTTGGGGCAGGGGCTCCCCTGGCAGCACA CATGAAATCAGCATCACAGTCTACATGTGGCAGATGCCAGTGCACCCCCAGACGCCCAGGTTCCCCAGCCACCTGCTGGTGTTCGGGCTGCCCCTCAAGTGGGAGCTCTGCCCCGGGCGAAGGTACCAAGCAACGGATTCGAGACTCTGGGAAATAGTGGACCATGGCCAG ATCAACTCCACGGAGCAGCTGATTCTAAAACGTCTGCCAAGTGGGAGCCGCTGA